The following are encoded in a window of Colletotrichum lupini chromosome 3, complete sequence genomic DNA:
- a CDS encoding proline dehydrogenase: MNARLVACRQAPMPFCRSLRLKGAARYVSTTSAKTQTLSPTAPRTFTPTPKKSPLSRLSTKALVRSLFLTQFMSTPLLMKPALPLLHFIANTKLALFNPDKNPLLNRLLRWTIYDHFCAGENIPQVSKTVSEVKRMGYQGVILNYAKEIVLDKKAAAAEAKAGEYAPEVYQMVDQWKKGNLETLHMMAPGDFLAVKITGAGPISVDALKAKAPIPEVLSKALDELCEETNKQGSRLWIDAEQQALQPQLDEWTIDLMRKHNRQSKPLIYNTIQGYLKGSKANSERHISLAAKEGWSLGVKLVRGAYIENEVRSLIHDTKEDTDKNFDDIADMFISQRLPQDAKECQFPASALFLATHNAASSATAISTHRRRILDGQATTELECGQLFGMADELSCELLDNYDTCVADSGLKRDAIPKPFKYLPWGSVSECMGYLHRRAVENKGAVAESAHMLGSLKSELRRRVFG, translated from the exons ATGAACGCAAGACTCGTTGCGTGCAGGCAGGCGCCGATGCCTTTCTGCAGATCCCTTCGACTGAAGGGAGCGGCGAGATATGTCAGCACCACGTCGGCCAAGACACAGACCTTATCTCCAACAGCACCGCGGACTTTCACGCCGACCCCGAAGAAATCACCCTTATCTAGACTTTCAACAAAGGCCCTGGTCCGGTCACTATTCCTCACACAATTCATGTCAACGCCACTTCTCATGAAGCCAGCACTACCTCTACTGCACTTTATCGCTAACACAAAACTCGCACTTTTCAACCCCGATAAGAACCCATTGCTGAACCGACTATTGAGATGGACTATCTACGACCATTTCTGTGCTGGAGAGAACATTCCTCAGGTTTCAAAGACTGTTTCTGAAGTGAAGCGGATGGGATACCAGGGTGTCATTCTCAACTACGCAAAGGAAATCGTTCTGGATAAGAAAGCGGCCGCGGCGGAAGCGAAAGCTGGAGAGTACGCACCAGAGGTTTACCAGATGGTCGACCAATGGAAGAAGGGAAACCTCGAAACTCTCCATATGATGGCGCCGGGCGATTTCCTGGCTGTCAA GATTACTGGCGCTGGTCCCATCTCTGTAGATGCATTGAAGGCGAAAGCACCCATCCCGGAAGTTTTGAGCAAGGCTTTGGACGAACTCTGCGAGGAAACCAACAAGCAAGGATCTCGTCTTTGGATCGATGCCGAGCAACAAGCCCTTCAACCCCAATTGGACGAGTGGACTATCGACCTCATGAGGAAGCACAATCGCCAGAGCAAGCCTTTGATCTACAACACTATTCAGGGCTATCTCAAGGGCTCCAAGGCTAATTCCGAGCGTCACATTTCCCTGGCCGCGAAGGAGGGCTGGAGCTTGGGAGTCAAGTTGGTCCGCGGCGCATACATCGAGAACGAAGTCCGATCCCTGATCCACGACACCAAGGAAGATACCGATAAGAACTTTGACGACATCGCCGACATGTTCATCAGCCAGAGACTCCCTCAAGACGCCAAGGAGTGCCAGTTCCCTGCTAGCGCGCTCTTTCTCGCTACCCACAACGCCGCCAGCTCTGCGACAGCGATCTCTACCCACCGCCGCAGAATCCTAGACGGCCAAGCAACGACTGAGCTTGAGTGCGGTCAGCTGTTTGGTATGGCGGATGAATTGAGCTGTGAGTTGCTGGACAACTACGATACCTGTGTGGCAGACTCTGGGTTGAAGAGAGATGCTATCCCCAAGCCGTTCAAGTATCTCCCGTGGGGTTCGGTTTCAGAGTGCATGGGATACCTGCACAGAAGGGCGGTCGAGAATAAGGGAGCTGTCGCGGAGAGCGCTCACATGCTTGGCTCATTGAAGAGCGAGCTGAGACGCCGGGTCTTTGGTTGA
- a CDS encoding fungal specific transcription factor domain-containing protein: MPQLSQGQYKVTKKCQKACERCRVMKVKCSGSQPCTRCDRKKHRCIFAVEDKRISVPESYLRELQNRNSEHSGSDRSTRALSRGDDVEDVQSRYADADAYATSHHTSLSQGEDNAGQLETPSHDERSLIDAANVVDSPQPIGPPASEPDTEVGDARSNQEDHGDFGPGFRQNPLVDNDYTFAKVGERYWYMGPTSSWSFCRRVLALLGKRLPEAAPDPWHLPHEGAFRMQWTPLGATETPDVSNLPPLDYALFLFNTVKFYLGAVFYVIDEPSFLKNLHELYEDPAGKASSARLWYAQYLLVLAFGKAFVVNSISHTAPPGVQYAARAMSLLPDLSGLNPDAIPAIQALALAALYFQCLDMRLAAYQHIGQALRIGIVEGIYRHMPEEVVGIEYSRRCNIVFWVVYTLDREFSALMGAPTSIRDEDITVKLPSQMDNSLDALNMTLHVRLSRLMARILTTIYGVGKEFDGSLVPNTQSILRDLARLSRDLTALLDTHFQGSVSRASRMALRLILSYHHKCVVLTTRPLVMCALHMHIEHSDSHARHPQTVSLTPPVASLLQSCVDSAQTVLRTLRVLGDEDLLEAFLPFQLEDAFSSAFLLYLIRVISPSLLHDDSWCENIKCVLDKMISKRSLVAPLRKLELSQLEHIMSALTPVGEEPPTPPPTSAAHHHSQHHHGHGHEHGSFLDQMEEAGWDIFDTSGMGGLSPQALLDLAERLDVEDLIQSVDGDGQWQQTALWWSIFMISSLSQSYATRGLLSA, translated from the exons ATGCCGCAATTAAGCCAGGGACAATACAAAGTGACCAAAAAATGCCAAAAAGC TTGCGAAAGATGTCGGGTAATGAAGGTCAAGTGCTCCGGCTCTCAGCCTTGCACGCGTTGCGATCGAAAGAAGCATAGATGCATCTTTGCTGTTGAGGATAAGAGGATATCGGTGCCGGAAAG TTACCTCCGAGAACTTCAGAACCGGAACAGTGAGCATTCAGGCTCAGACCGCTCGACGAGGGCACTGAGCCGCGGAGACGACGTCGAGGACGTGCAGAGTCGGTATGCGGATGCGGATGCGTATGCGACGTCGCATCACACTTCTCTTTCTCAGGGTGAAGATAATGCCGGACAGTTGGAGACCCCGAGCCATG ACGAGAGAAGTCTTATTGACGCGGCCAACGTCGTAGACAGCCCACAACCGATAGGCCCTCCGGCATCCGAGCCGGATACTGAGGTAGGAGATGCTCGTTCGAATCAGGAGGATCACGGCGACTTTGGCCCAGGGTTCAGGCAAAACCCGCTGGTGGACAACGATTACACCTTTGCAAAGGTCGGGGAACGATACT GGTACATGGGCCCAACATCATCATGGTCATTCTGCCGACGAGTTCTGGCCCTCCTGGGCAAACGCCTACCAGAAGCAGCCCCTGATCCATGGCATCTCCCTCACGAGGGCGCCTTCAGGATGCAGTGGACGCCATTAGGTGCCACTGAGACTCCCGATGTCTCCAACCTCCCGCCGCTTGACTAcgccctcttcctcttcaacACGGTCAAGTTCTACCTTGGCGCCGTCTTCTACGTAATTGACGAGCCATCCTTTCTCAAGAACCTCCATGAGTTATACGAGGACCCCGCGGGTAAGGCTAGCTCGGCGAGGCTGTGGTATGCACAATACCTCTTAGTTCTGGCGTTCGGCAAGGCATTTGTTGTGAATAGTATTTCACATACGGCACCGCCGGGGGTACAATATGCTGCGAGGGCCATGTCGTTGCTGCCAGATCTATCAGGACTGAATCCGGATGCGATTCCGGCTATCCAGGCGCTTGCTCTGGCTGCGTTGTATTTTCAGTGTTTGGATATGAGGTTGGCTGCGTATCAACAT ATCGGACAAGCATTACGAATCGGCATTGTTGAGGGCATCTACAGACACATGCCTGAAGAGGTTGTCGGGATTGAGTACTCGAGACGGTGCAACATTGTCTTCTGGGTGGTATACACTCTAGACAGAGAGTTCTCGGCCTTGATGGGAGCGCCAACCTCAATTCGGGACGAAGACATCACTGTGAAACTCCCTTCACAGATGGACAACTCCCTCGATGCACTGAATATGACCCTTCATGTACGGCTATCGCGGCTCATGGCTCGTATTCTTACAA ctatttacggTGTGGGCAAAGAGTTTGATGGCTCACTAGTCCCCAATACCCAATCTATCCTACGAGACCTGGCCAGGTTATCACGAGATCTTACCGCACTCCTCGACACTCACTTCCAAGGCTCAGTCAGCCGCGCTTCTAGAATGGCACTGCGACTCATCCTATCATATCACCAC AAGTGCGTCGTCCTGACAACTCGACCACTGGTCATGTGCGCCCTCCACATGCACATCGAACACTCCGACAGCCACGCGCGACACCCACAAACAGTCTCCCTAACACCACCAGTCGCATCCCTCCTCCAATCCTGCGTCGACTCGGCGCAAACCGTCCTCCGAACCCTCCGCGTGCTCGGCGACGAAGACCTCCTCGAAGCCTTTCTGCCCTTCCAGCTTGAAGACGCATTCTCCTCCGCCTTCCTCCTCTACCTCATCCGGGTCATCAGCCCTTCTCTCCTGCACGACGATTCATGGTGTGAGAATATCAAGTGCGTGCTAGACAAGATGATTTCAAAGCGGAGTCTCGTGGCGCCGCTGAGAAAGCTGGAGCTGAGTCAGTTGGAGCACATCATGTCTGCGCTGACGCCTGTGGGCGAGGAGCCgccgacgccgccgccgacgagTGCGGCGCATCACCATTCTCAACATCATCATGGGCACGGGCACGAGCATGGGTCATTCTTGGACCAGATGGAGGAGGCTGGGTGGGATATCTTTGATACAAGCGGGATGGGCGGTCTTTCTCCGCAGGCGTTACTGGATTTGGCGGAGAGGTTGGATGTGGAGGACTTGATACAATCTGTTGATGGGGATG GACAATGGCAACAAACGGCTCTTTGGTGGTCTATTTTCATGATCTCGTCTCTGTCCCAATCATACGCTACTCGAGGATTGCTCTCGGCATAA